One Dietzia sp. JS16-p6b genomic window carries:
- a CDS encoding sigma 54-interacting transcriptional regulator: MGPVSDKPDVQTLGDLRAAGYTSRSLREEMRENLLAGLAAGRDPWPGMHGFDTTVIPQLERAVIAGHDIVLLGERGQGKTRLLRTLVGLLDEWSPVVAGSELGEDPLAPITSATRERIAREGDSLAIDWRHRTERYVEKLSTPDTSVADMIGDVDPMRVAEGRRLGDPETIHYGLVPRANRGIVALNELPDLAERIQVALLNVMEERDVQIRGYVLRLPLDVLVVASANPEDYTNRGRIITPLKDRFGAEIRTHYPLDLSDEIEVVRQEAELTAEVPDAVMELLARFTRELRTSESVNQSSGVSARFAIAGAETVAAAARRRAAVRGTDDPGEAVARLVDVDAAVEVLRGKIEFEPGEEGRETEILRYLLRSATVDVVREMFRGLDLAPLVEAFDGSVTLTTGASVTAAEFLDDLPELSDPDLYDRIAERAGAQTVGQRAGAIEFALEGLYLSRRLSKETGDGAAVYG, encoded by the coding sequence GTGGGCCCCGTGAGCGACAAGCCGGACGTCCAGACCCTCGGCGACCTGCGCGCCGCGGGGTACACCAGCCGCAGCCTGCGCGAGGAGATGCGCGAGAACCTCCTCGCCGGACTGGCCGCGGGCCGCGATCCCTGGCCGGGGATGCACGGTTTCGACACGACGGTCATCCCGCAACTCGAGAGGGCGGTCATCGCCGGTCACGACATCGTCCTGCTGGGCGAGCGCGGGCAGGGCAAGACACGCCTGCTGCGCACCCTGGTGGGCCTGCTCGACGAGTGGTCGCCCGTCGTCGCGGGATCCGAGCTGGGGGAGGACCCACTCGCTCCGATCACCTCGGCGACGCGGGAGCGGATCGCCCGCGAGGGGGACTCACTGGCGATCGACTGGCGGCACCGGACCGAGCGCTACGTCGAGAAGCTCTCGACCCCGGACACCTCCGTGGCGGACATGATCGGCGACGTCGACCCGATGCGGGTGGCGGAGGGACGGCGCCTCGGCGACCCGGAGACGATCCACTACGGTCTGGTACCCCGCGCGAACCGCGGGATCGTGGCGCTCAACGAACTCCCCGACCTGGCCGAGCGCATCCAGGTGGCGCTGCTCAACGTCATGGAGGAGCGGGACGTCCAGATCCGCGGGTACGTCCTGCGTCTTCCCCTCGACGTCCTGGTGGTGGCCTCGGCGAACCCGGAGGACTACACCAACCGCGGACGCATCATCACCCCGCTCAAGGATCGGTTCGGCGCCGAGATCCGCACGCACTACCCGCTGGACCTGTCCGACGAGATCGAGGTCGTGCGCCAGGAGGCGGAGCTCACCGCGGAGGTTCCGGACGCCGTGATGGAACTGCTCGCCCGGTTCACGCGCGAACTGCGGACCTCGGAGTCGGTCAACCAGTCCTCCGGCGTGTCCGCGCGCTTCGCGATCGCCGGCGCCGAGACCGTCGCGGCCGCGGCCAGGCGGCGCGCCGCCGTCCGGGGGACCGACGACCCGGGCGAGGCGGTCGCGCGGCTGGTCGACGTCGACGCCGCCGTGGAGGTGCTGCGCGGGAAGATCGAGTTCGAGCCGGGTGAGGAGGGCCGCGAGACGGAGATCCTCCGCTATCTCCTGCGCAGCGCCACGGTCGACGTGGTGCGCGAGATGTTCCGCGGTCTCGACCTGGCCCCCCTCGTCGAGGCGTTCGACGGGTCGGTGACCCTGACCACCGGCGCCAGTGTCACCGCGGCGGAGTTCCTCGACGACCTGCCCGAGCTCTCCGATCCGGACCTCTACGACCGGATCGCCGAGCGCGCGGGCGCCCAGACCGTGGGGCAGAGGGCGGGGGCGATCGAGTTCGCGCTGGAGGGGCTCTACCTCTCGCGGCGCCTGTCCAAGGAGACCGGGGACGGCGCCGCCGTCTACGGTTGA
- a CDS encoding VWA domain-containing protein: MSRDEPRARYGRYVGGPDPLAPPLDLSEALEAVSEGVMSGYSPEQSMREFLRRGGRGQAGLDDLAGRVQRRRRELLERGHLGGTLEEVSELLDKALLAERGQLARDTQMDPMDRTLREMTIENLPDSPAAAVGELAEYDWASSDAWEAYRRIQDLLGAEALESRFAGMKQALENATDADRAAVSEMLADLTELLEKHARGQDTPEDFERFMDKHSDSFPEQPADIDELIDVLARRAAAAQRMMRSMTPEQREELMALSQQAFGSPELMEQLGRLDGLLQSLRPGEDWDGSADFDGEEGLGFSEGAAAMAELGDLDRLAEQLARGSEGSPLSELDLEAVARHLGGEAAVSLRTLARLEQSMRDSGYLSRRPDGDLRLSPAALRKLGGSLLRDAARRLSGRTGARETRMSGAAGDQTGASRAWRFGDVESWDVPRTVTNALSRVVAEGGDPGQGIRLLPDDIEVRETESRTQAAVALLVDTSFSMAMEGRWVPMKRTALALHHLVSTRFRQDTLQLISFGRFARTRTVEDLLSLDAEYEMGTNLHHALLLAGRFFRRHPSMQPVLLIVTDGEPTAHLLGSGEPWFGYPPAPETIRTTVDELDRVARFGAQTTFFRLGDDPGLGRFLDALARRVGGTVVAPDVDDLGAAVVGRFLHTRRGRPGSGDAWSAGGRWAV, translated from the coding sequence ATGTCGCGAGACGAGCCCCGCGCGCGGTACGGACGATACGTCGGAGGCCCCGACCCTCTCGCGCCCCCGCTCGACCTGTCCGAGGCGCTCGAGGCGGTGTCCGAGGGGGTGATGTCCGGGTACTCGCCCGAGCAGTCGATGCGCGAGTTCCTCCGCCGGGGCGGTCGGGGCCAGGCCGGTCTCGACGACCTCGCGGGCAGGGTGCAGCGTCGGCGCCGTGAACTGCTCGAGCGCGGCCACCTGGGCGGGACCCTGGAGGAGGTGTCCGAGCTGTTGGACAAGGCGCTGTTGGCCGAACGCGGGCAGCTCGCCCGGGACACGCAGATGGACCCGATGGATCGCACCCTGCGAGAGATGACCATCGAGAACCTCCCGGATTCCCCGGCCGCGGCGGTCGGCGAGCTCGCCGAGTACGACTGGGCCTCCTCCGATGCGTGGGAGGCCTACAGGAGGATCCAGGATCTCCTCGGAGCGGAGGCGCTCGAGTCGCGCTTCGCGGGGATGAAACAGGCCCTGGAGAACGCGACCGACGCCGATCGTGCGGCGGTGTCGGAGATGCTCGCCGACCTCACCGAGTTGCTCGAGAAGCACGCTCGTGGGCAGGACACCCCCGAGGACTTCGAGCGGTTCATGGACAAGCACTCGGACTCCTTCCCGGAGCAGCCGGCCGACATCGACGAGCTCATCGACGTGCTGGCCCGGCGCGCGGCGGCCGCGCAGCGGATGATGCGGTCGATGACGCCGGAGCAGCGGGAGGAGTTGATGGCGCTCTCGCAGCAGGCGTTCGGCTCACCGGAACTCATGGAGCAGCTGGGTCGGCTCGACGGGCTACTGCAGTCGCTCAGACCCGGCGAGGACTGGGACGGCTCCGCGGACTTCGACGGCGAGGAGGGACTCGGTTTCTCCGAGGGTGCCGCGGCGATGGCGGAGCTCGGTGACCTGGACCGTCTCGCCGAGCAGCTGGCGCGGGGCAGCGAGGGTTCGCCCCTGTCCGAGCTGGACCTCGAGGCCGTGGCCCGCCACCTCGGGGGAGAGGCCGCGGTCTCCCTGCGCACGCTGGCGCGGCTCGAGCAGTCGATGCGCGACTCGGGTTACCTGAGCAGGCGCCCCGACGGCGACCTGAGGTTGTCCCCGGCCGCACTGCGCAAGCTCGGCGGTTCCCTGCTGCGTGACGCCGCCCGTCGGCTCTCGGGTCGCACCGGCGCCCGCGAGACGCGGATGTCCGGGGCGGCGGGGGACCAGACGGGAGCGAGCCGCGCCTGGCGGTTCGGTGACGTGGAGTCGTGGGACGTGCCGCGGACCGTCACCAACGCCCTGTCCCGGGTCGTGGCCGAGGGTGGGGACCCGGGACAGGGAATCCGGCTGCTGCCGGACGACATCGAGGTCAGGGAGACGGAGTCGCGGACCCAGGCCGCCGTCGCGCTGCTGGTCGACACGTCGTTCTCGATGGCCATGGAGGGCCGATGGGTCCCGATGAAGCGCACCGCGCTGGCCCTGCACCACCTCGTGAGTACGCGGTTCCGGCAGGACACGCTCCAACTCATCTCGTTCGGCCGCTTCGCCCGGACCCGGACGGTGGAGGACCTGCTCTCCCTCGACGCGGAGTACGAGATGGGCACCAACCTCCACCACGCCCTACTCCTGGCCGGCCGGTTCTTCCGGAGACACCCGTCGATGCAGCCGGTCCTGCTCATCGTCACCGACGGCGAGCCCACAGCTCATCTCCTGGGCAGCGGGGAGCCGTGGTTCGGCTACCCACCCGCACCGGAGACCATCCGCACGACCGTCGACGAGTTGGACCGCGTGGCGCGGTTCGGTGCGCAGACCACGTTCTTCCGGCTCGGCGACGACCCCGGGCTCGGTCGCTTTCTCGACGCGCTGGCCCGCCGGGTCGGCGGCACCGTGGTGGCCCCGGACGTCGACGACCTCGGGGCCGCCGTGGTCGGCAGGTTCCTCCACACACGGCGCGGCCGCCCGGGCTCGGGTGACGCCTGGAGCGCGGGCGGCCGGTGGGCGGTGTGA
- a CDS encoding carboxymuconolactone decarboxylase family protein — protein MSDTAESGMSPERERGLAMMTEVYGFEMTDGPGDYFAETADHLFGRVWSRPGLSHRDRRLLLLGALTAQGNTDIADIQVGAALGNGELTPEELEEIVLFLCYYAGWPNGTKLGNVVGPHVARARKAARRAEAGNDGRD, from the coding sequence ATGAGCGACACGGCAGAATCCGGGATGTCCCCGGAGCGCGAGCGCGGGCTGGCCATGATGACCGAGGTCTACGGCTTCGAGATGACCGACGGGCCGGGTGACTACTTCGCCGAGACCGCGGACCACCTGTTCGGGCGCGTGTGGTCCCGACCCGGTCTGAGCCACCGCGACCGCCGCCTGCTCCTGCTGGGCGCGCTCACCGCTCAGGGGAACACGGACATCGCCGACATCCAGGTGGGCGCCGCGCTGGGCAACGGCGAGCTGACACCCGAGGAACTGGAGGAGATCGTGCTGTTCCTCTGCTACTACGCGGGCTGGCCGAACGGCACCAAGCTGGGCAACGTGGTGGGCCCGCACGTCGCGCGCGCCCGGAAGGCCGCCCGGCGGGCCGAGGCGGGGAACGATGGCCGCGACTGA
- a CDS encoding NAD(P)-dependent oxidoreductase: MSVNPADISGQGAGAAPVGPGSPEDSPAPVGFIGLGNMGAPIARRLLSWPGGLVVCDVRPEATEPFTAEGATSGATPAEVARTARLVSVTVLDDAQVRDVVDGPDGILRTAGPGTVVAVHSTISDSTAVELARACGTHGVHLVDAPVSGGAPGAEKGELAVMVGGTREVYEACKPVFALWAALPVHAGEVGAGTRMKLARNLLHFISFTAAAEASRLAEAAGLDIAKLGRVVRHTDAITGGAGAVMLRDTTAPIAPDDFWHGVFTHVRGLGEKDLSLALDLGQRLEVDLPLGTIALRDLGSGFGVGPGEIARRAAGAPGDDGGITDDDEGAR, from the coding sequence GTGAGCGTGAACCCGGCCGACATCTCCGGGCAGGGCGCCGGAGCCGCACCCGTGGGTCCGGGCTCCCCGGAGGACTCCCCCGCGCCCGTCGGGTTCATCGGGCTGGGCAACATGGGCGCGCCCATCGCCCGTCGGTTGCTGTCGTGGCCCGGCGGCCTGGTCGTCTGCGACGTCCGCCCCGAGGCGACCGAACCGTTCACCGCGGAGGGGGCCACCTCCGGCGCGACACCGGCCGAGGTGGCCCGGACGGCCAGACTCGTCTCGGTGACGGTTCTCGACGACGCGCAGGTCCGTGACGTCGTCGACGGCCCCGACGGGATCCTGCGCACGGCCGGTCCGGGAACGGTGGTGGCGGTCCATTCCACCATCTCCGACTCCACGGCCGTAGAGCTCGCCAGGGCGTGCGGAACGCACGGCGTACACCTGGTGGACGCCCCGGTCTCGGGCGGGGCACCAGGCGCGGAAAAGGGGGAGCTCGCGGTGATGGTGGGCGGGACGCGCGAGGTCTACGAGGCCTGCAAGCCCGTCTTCGCGCTGTGGGCCGCGCTGCCGGTCCACGCCGGCGAGGTGGGGGCGGGTACGCGGATGAAGCTGGCCCGCAACCTGCTGCACTTCATCTCGTTCACCGCCGCCGCCGAGGCTTCCCGATTGGCGGAGGCCGCGGGACTCGACATCGCCAAGCTGGGCCGCGTGGTGCGGCACACCGACGCCATCACCGGTGGCGCCGGCGCGGTGATGTTGCGGGACACCACCGCGCCGATCGCCCCCGACGACTTCTGGCACGGTGTCTTCACCCACGTCCGGGGCCTCGGCGAGAAGGACCTCTCACTGGCCCTGGATCTCGGGCAGCGGCTGGAGGTGGACCTGCCGCTCGGGACCATCGCGTTGCGCGACCTGGGCTCCGGTTTCGGCGTGGGGCCGGGAGAGATCGCCCGCCGCGCCGCGGGCGCGCCCGGGGATGACGGCGGTATCACCGACGACGACGAGGGAGCACGATGA
- a CDS encoding aldehyde dehydrogenase, whose amino-acid sequence MSINPDGRPPVTTSTTYDAPLLIGGELRPASGGGTFDVLNPATEEVIGRAADAGPEDMAAAIEAARTAFDTTTWSTDHAFRASCLRQLRDALQAHTEELRALTIAEVGAPHMFTTGPQLEGPVADLGWLADLVEAYDWVEDLGESEVMGVRSRRTTHREAIGVVGAITPWNFPNQINLAKIGPALAAGCTVVLKPAPDTPLIAAAVARIAAEETDIPAGVLNLVSSSDHGVGAQLSTDPRVDLVSFTGSTATGKKIMMAASETLKKVFLELGGKSAAVVLDDADLNAACFMTALNACTHAGQGCALTTRLLVPREKYDEAVDAAKGAMAAFAPGDPTDPGTLCGPVISAVQRERVEGYIALAVEEGGTIEIGGGRPSGEEKSRGFWVEPTLISGLDNTARVAREEIFGPVLVVIPHDGDEDAIRIANDSPYGLSGAVWGTDPRRIEKVVAGIRTGTLGVNGGVWYGADVPFGGYKQSGIGREMGRQGFEEYLETKSVASPA is encoded by the coding sequence ATGTCCATCAACCCTGACGGAAGGCCCCCCGTGACGACGAGCACCACCTACGACGCCCCGCTCCTCATCGGCGGCGAGCTGCGCCCGGCCTCCGGGGGCGGCACGTTCGACGTCCTCAACCCCGCCACGGAGGAGGTGATCGGCCGCGCCGCCGACGCCGGCCCGGAGGACATGGCCGCCGCGATCGAGGCCGCCCGCACCGCGTTCGACACCACCACGTGGTCCACCGATCATGCCTTCCGCGCCTCGTGCCTGCGGCAGCTTCGGGACGCCCTGCAGGCCCACACCGAGGAGCTGCGCGCGCTGACCATCGCCGAGGTGGGCGCACCGCACATGTTCACCACCGGTCCCCAGCTGGAGGGGCCCGTCGCCGACCTGGGCTGGCTCGCCGACCTGGTCGAGGCCTACGACTGGGTCGAGGACCTCGGCGAGTCCGAGGTGATGGGGGTGCGTTCCCGCCGGACGACGCACCGGGAGGCGATCGGCGTGGTCGGTGCCATCACCCCGTGGAACTTCCCCAACCAGATCAACCTGGCCAAGATCGGGCCCGCGTTGGCCGCGGGATGCACCGTGGTGCTCAAGCCCGCCCCGGACACCCCGCTCATCGCCGCCGCGGTGGCCCGCATCGCCGCCGAGGAGACCGACATCCCCGCGGGCGTGCTCAACTTGGTCTCGTCCTCGGACCACGGGGTGGGTGCCCAGCTGAGCACCGACCCCCGCGTCGATCTGGTCTCGTTCACCGGATCCACCGCCACCGGCAAGAAGATCATGATGGCCGCGTCGGAGACCCTCAAGAAGGTCTTCCTCGAGCTGGGTGGCAAGTCCGCCGCCGTGGTCCTGGACGATGCGGACCTGAACGCCGCGTGCTTCATGACGGCCCTCAACGCCTGCACCCACGCCGGTCAGGGCTGCGCCCTCACCACGCGCCTGCTGGTGCCGCGCGAGAAGTACGACGAGGCCGTCGACGCCGCCAAGGGCGCGATGGCCGCCTTCGCGCCGGGCGACCCCACCGACCCCGGCACCCTGTGCGGGCCGGTGATCTCCGCGGTCCAGCGCGAGCGGGTCGAGGGGTACATCGCCCTGGCCGTGGAGGAGGGCGGCACCATCGAGATCGGCGGCGGTCGCCCCTCCGGCGAGGAGAAGTCGAGGGGCTTCTGGGTGGAGCCCACGCTGATCTCCGGACTCGACAACACCGCGCGGGTGGCCCGGGAGGAGATCTTCGGACCCGTGCTCGTGGTCATCCCCCACGACGGCGACGAGGACGCGATCCGGATCGCCAACGACTCCCCCTACGGACTCTCCGGCGCCGTGTGGGGCACCGACCCCCGGCGGATCGAGAAGGTCGTCGCGGGGATCCGCACCGGGACCCTGGGGGTGAACGGCGGCGTCTGGTACGGCGCCGACGTCCCGTTCGGCGGCTACAAGCAGTCGGGCATCGGCCGCGAGATGGGCCGGCAGGGCTTCGAGGAGTACCTCGAGACCAAGTCCGTGGCGTCTCCGGCCTGA
- a CDS encoding SDR family oxidoreductase: MGRFDGKSVIVTGAAGGIGEEYAKALAAEGAKVVVADVSDTEGQRVAQEITAAGGEAFFQHTDVSDPDSAGACAESAVDRFGRLDMLVNNAAIFGGMKLDFLITVPWDYYEKFMSVNLNGQLIMVRACWEKMAAAGGGAIVNQSSTAAWLYSGFYGLAKVGVNGLTQQLATELGGSNIRINAIAPGPIDTEANRSTTPQSIVKDMVDKLPLKRMGQPEDLVGMLLFLLSDEASWITGQIFNVDGGQVIRS, encoded by the coding sequence ATGGGACGTTTTGACGGTAAGTCCGTGATCGTGACCGGCGCGGCCGGCGGGATCGGCGAGGAGTACGCCAAGGCCCTCGCCGCGGAGGGCGCGAAGGTCGTGGTGGCCGACGTCTCGGACACCGAGGGACAGCGCGTGGCGCAGGAGATCACCGCGGCCGGTGGGGAGGCGTTCTTCCAACACACCGACGTCTCCGACCCGGACTCGGCCGGGGCCTGCGCCGAGTCCGCCGTGGACAGGTTCGGCCGGCTGGACATGCTGGTCAACAACGCCGCGATCTTCGGCGGGATGAAACTCGACTTCCTCATCACCGTGCCGTGGGACTACTACGAGAAGTTCATGTCGGTGAACCTGAACGGTCAGCTGATCATGGTCCGCGCCTGCTGGGAGAAGATGGCGGCCGCCGGCGGTGGCGCCATCGTCAACCAGTCCTCCACCGCCGCGTGGCTCTACTCGGGCTTCTACGGCCTGGCCAAGGTGGGTGTCAACGGCCTCACCCAGCAGTTGGCCACCGAACTGGGCGGGTCCAACATCCGCATCAACGCGATCGCGCCCGGCCCGATCGACACCGAGGCCAACCGCTCGACCACCCCCCAGTCCATCGTCAAGGACATGGTGGACAAGCTCCCGCTCAAGAGGATGGGACAGCCGGAGGACCTGGTCGGGATGCTGCTCTTCCTGCTCTCGGACGAGGCGTCGTGGATCACCGGTCAGATCTTCAACGTCGACGGCGGACAGGTCATCAGGTCGTGA
- a CDS encoding carboxymuconolactone decarboxylase family protein → MGVPQLDRAQREVYKQLVRTAVASREASTGAGLEEALIELVNVRVSQLNGCAACLATHVPAARKAGVSQDRLDLLPAWRDIDDFGAPERAALRLAETLTRLDGVTEREEATAAAAEHFDDDQLSALEWSIVLINAFNRVSIASDHRVPIED, encoded by the coding sequence ATGGGTGTCCCGCAGCTGGACCGCGCCCAGCGTGAGGTCTACAAGCAGCTCGTCCGCACCGCGGTCGCCTCCCGGGAGGCGTCGACCGGGGCGGGCCTGGAGGAGGCGCTGATCGAGTTGGTCAACGTCAGGGTCTCCCAGCTCAACGGGTGCGCTGCCTGTCTGGCCACGCACGTCCCGGCCGCGCGGAAGGCGGGGGTGTCGCAGGATCGCCTCGACCTGTTGCCGGCCTGGCGGGACATCGACGATTTCGGTGCCCCCGAACGCGCCGCGCTCCGCCTGGCCGAGACCCTCACGCGGTTGGACGGGGTGACCGAGCGCGAGGAGGCCACGGCCGCCGCCGCCGAGCACTTCGACGACGACCAGCTCTCGGCGCTGGAGTGGTCGATCGTCCTGATCAACGCGTTCAACAGGGTGTCGATCGCGAGCGACCACCGGGTGCCGATCGAGGACTGA
- a CDS encoding TetR/AcrR family transcriptional regulator, translating to MSSDVRFESTRRRLNGQQAETVDRLTSAAVEVLREKGPGGLAVRAVAAKAGVAPATAYTYFSSKGHLIAEVFWRRLRDHVTEGASAGTTVDRVVAVLRDVALLVADEPELSSAVTAALLGDDPEVSHLRIRIGADIRRRLTAALGDEADDEVIDALEMVYAGALVRAGMGYGSYSDMADAIESAARLILR from the coding sequence ATGTCCAGTGACGTGCGTTTCGAATCCACGCGAAGGCGTCTCAACGGCCAGCAGGCCGAGACCGTCGACCGCCTCACCAGCGCGGCCGTCGAGGTCTTGCGCGAGAAGGGGCCGGGCGGCCTCGCGGTCCGGGCGGTGGCGGCCAAGGCCGGCGTCGCCCCGGCCACCGCGTACACCTACTTCTCCTCCAAGGGCCACCTCATCGCGGAGGTGTTCTGGCGACGCCTCCGCGACCACGTCACCGAGGGCGCCTCGGCCGGCACCACGGTGGACAGGGTGGTGGCGGTCCTGCGCGATGTCGCGCTGCTGGTGGCGGACGAGCCCGAGCTCTCCTCGGCGGTCACCGCGGCCCTCCTGGGCGACGATCCGGAGGTGTCCCACCTGAGGATCCGGATCGGTGCCGACATCCGTCGGCGTCTGACGGCCGCGCTGGGTGATGAGGCCGACGACGAGGTGATCGACGCCCTGGAGATGGTCTACGCCGGCGCGCTCGTCCGCGCAGGCATGGGCTACGGCTCCTACTCCGACATGGCGGACGCCATCGAGTCCGCCGCCCGACTCATCCTGAGGTGA
- a CDS encoding class I SAM-dependent methyltransferase — MTAPEIDQALLDVALAAPGFMPLDEGRTLYEIACEYLGDGVGVEIGTYCGRSTVFLGAAARVTGGSIVTVDHHRGSEEHQPGWEYHDTALVDPHTGRLETLVAFRHTIWDAGLDDVVTAAVGTSRQVARIWGTPASFVFIDGGHSSEAAQADYEGWAPWVAVGGALLIHDVFPNPEDGGRPPYEIYCRALESGQFTEVRAVDSLRVLRRDSGEVGSPMP; from the coding sequence ATGACCGCTCCCGAGATCGACCAGGCGCTGCTCGACGTGGCGCTCGCCGCCCCCGGCTTCATGCCGCTGGACGAGGGCCGCACCCTCTACGAGATCGCCTGCGAGTACCTGGGCGACGGCGTGGGCGTCGAGATCGGCACCTACTGCGGCCGGTCCACCGTGTTCCTCGGCGCGGCCGCACGGGTGACCGGCGGCAGCATCGTCACCGTCGACCACCACCGAGGGTCCGAGGAACACCAGCCCGGGTGGGAGTACCACGACACCGCGCTCGTCGACCCCCACACCGGCCGCCTGGAGACCCTCGTGGCGTTCCGGCACACGATCTGGGACGCGGGACTGGACGATGTGGTGACCGCCGCGGTGGGCACGTCGCGCCAGGTCGCGCGGATCTGGGGCACGCCGGCCTCGTTCGTGTTCATCGACGGGGGTCACTCCTCCGAGGCCGCGCAGGCCGACTACGAGGGCTGGGCCCCGTGGGTCGCGGTGGGCGGGGCCCTGTTGATCCACGACGTCTTCCCGAACCCCGAGGACGGCGGACGCCCGCCCTACGAGATCTACTGCCGCGCCCTGGAGTCCGGGCAGTTCACCGAGGTCCGCGCGGTGGACTCGCTGCGCGTCCTGCGGCGCGACTCGGGCGAGGTCGGCTCGCCCATGCCGTAG